A segment of the Streptomyces sp. NBC_01235 genome:
GTTGTCCGACAGGACCTCACCCTCGACGTTCGTCGGGATGCCGCCCATGGCGTAGTGCGCGGTGGGCTGGATCGGGATCGGGTCCGTGTACGGCTCGATGCCCAGGTAGGTGCGCGCGAACTCGGTGATGTCCGGGAGCTTGGCGTCCAGCTGCTCCGGCGGGAGGTGCGTCAGGTCCAGGTAGACGTGGTCGCCCTCGGGGCCGCAGCCGCGGCCTTCCCGGATCTCCGTGTAGATGGAGCGGGAGACGACGTCACGCGAGGCGAGGTCCTTCATGACCGGCGCGTACTTCTCCATGAAGCGCTCGCCGTCCTTGTTGCGGAGGATGCCGCCCTCACCGCGGGCGCCCTCCGTCAGCAGGATGCCCATGCGCCAGATGCCGGTCGGGTGGAACTGGAAGAACTCCATGTCCTCCAGCGGCAGCCCGCGACGGTAGACGGCGGCCTGGCCGTCACCGGTCAGCGTGTGCGCGTTCGACGTCACCTTGAAGAACTTGCCGCAGCCGCCGGACGCGTAGATCACGGCCTTCGCCTGGAAGACGTGGATCTCGCCGGTCGCGAGCTCGTACGCCACGACACCGGCCGACTTCTTGACGCCGTCGACCTCGGTGATCAGCTGGTCGAGGACGTAGAACTCGTTGAAGAACTCCACGCCCTCCTTCACGCAGTTCTGGTACAGCGTCTGGAGGATCATGTGGCCCGTGCGGTCCGCCGCGTAGCAGGACCGGCGGACCGGGGCCTCGCCGTGGTTACGGCTGTGACCGCCGAAGCGACGCTGGTCGATCGTGCCGTTGGGCGTCCGGTTGAACGGCAGGCCCATCTTCTCCAGGTCGAGGACGGAGTCGATGGCCTCCTTCGCCAGGATCTCGGCGGCGTCCTGGTCGACCAGGTAGTCACCGCCCTTGATCGTGTCGAAGGTGTGCCACTCCCAGTTGTCCTCCTCCACGTTGGCCAGCGCGGCGGCCATGCCGCCCTGCGCGGCGCCCGTGTGGGAGCGGGTGGGGTAGAGCTTGGTCAGCACGGCGGTGCGGCTGCGCTTCGTCGACTCGATCGCGGCGCGCATACCGGCGCCGCCGGCGCCGACGATGACTGTGTCGTACTTGTGGATCTTCATGAGTGGTTCTCTCAGTCCCTCGGTCCCGTGCGCCTAGCGGATGTTCGGGTCGAAGGTGAAGATCACCAGCGTGCCCAGCAGGATGGTGAACACCGTGGCGGTGTAGAGCAGGCCCTTCAGCCACAGCCGGGTGTTCGCGCGCTCCGCGTAGTCGTTGATGACCGTACGCAGGCCGTTGGCCCCGTGCAGCATCGCGAGCCACAGCATCAGCAGGTCCCAGACCTGCCAGAACGGGGAGGCCCAGCGGCCGGCCACGAAGGCGAAGCCGATCTTCGAGACGCCGCCGTCCAGCACCAGCTGGATCAGCAGGTGGCCCAGGACCAGCACGACCAGCACGACACCCGACAGGCGCATGAACAGCCAGGCGGCCATCTCGAAGTTGCCCCGGGTGGACTTCGGGGTCTTCTTCGTGCGCTTGCGCGGGGCCTCGATCAGGGGCGCCGGGTTGTCCACGTTGTAGATCGAGCCGCCCTCTACGGGGCCGATCCCGGCAGCGGTGGTTTCAGTGGTGGCCATCGGTGTCAGCTCCCGAACAGTTCACGAGCGGCGTGCCCGAGGACGGGGTAGATGGCCCCGAGCATCAGCACGAGCCACAGGCCCACGACGCTCCAGAGCATCTGCTTCTGGTAGCGCGGGCCCTTCGACCAGAAGTCGACGGCGATGACGCGCAGACCGTTGAGCGCGTGGAAGAGGATGGCGGCGACGAGGCCGTACTCCAGCAGCGCGACGATCGGGGTCTTGTAGGTGGCTACGACCTTGTCGTAGTCCTCGGGGGAGACACGCACGAGCGCGGTGTCCAGCACGTGAACGAACAGGAAGAAGAAGATGAGGACGCCGGTGACTCGATGAGCCACCCAGGACCACATTCCTTCCCGGCCGCGGTACAGCGTTCCAGCCGGCACGGAAGAACCCTCCGGGAGCGGGGATTGGGGCCTGCCGGCTTCGGTGTCGGACGGGCCCGGCCGGGTACGGTCCACCGGCCCCCAGCATCGTAGCCAGCCGCTGGCGCTGGGCTTACAGCGGGCCTACCGCTGTGATCAAACTGGCACGCGTATGGGTGAGCGACGGCGGCATCTGGGGTGGGGTGTCCTGTTATCTGCCGGGTGCGACGCCGTTTGGGCTGGTCGCGCCCCACGGCGGAGTCGCAGATGTCACAGCCCCGCGTCCCTGAGTACGTCAGTCAGCCGCTGCCTTGCCAGTCGTCGCAGTTCCTCTGCCGCTATCACCCGTTCGTCTTCCGGATCGTTTGTCAATCGTGACCGGATGGCTTCCAGGGCGCGGTCCAGGGACTCGGCCGCGGGGACGGCGTCCAGG
Coding sequences within it:
- the sdhC gene encoding succinate dehydrogenase, cytochrome b556 subunit, whose product is MPAGTLYRGREGMWSWVAHRVTGVLIFFFLFVHVLDTALVRVSPEDYDKVVATYKTPIVALLEYGLVAAILFHALNGLRVIAVDFWSKGPRYQKQMLWSVVGLWLVLMLGAIYPVLGHAARELFGS
- a CDS encoding succinate dehydrogenase hydrophobic membrane anchor subunit; amino-acid sequence: MATTETTAAGIGPVEGGSIYNVDNPAPLIEAPRKRTKKTPKSTRGNFEMAAWLFMRLSGVVLVVLVLGHLLIQLVLDGGVSKIGFAFVAGRWASPFWQVWDLLMLWLAMLHGANGLRTVINDYAERANTRLWLKGLLYTATVFTILLGTLVIFTFDPNIR
- the sdhA gene encoding succinate dehydrogenase flavoprotein subunit, with amino-acid sequence MKIHKYDTVIVGAGGAGMRAAIESTKRSRTAVLTKLYPTRSHTGAAQGGMAAALANVEEDNWEWHTFDTIKGGDYLVDQDAAEILAKEAIDSVLDLEKMGLPFNRTPNGTIDQRRFGGHSRNHGEAPVRRSCYAADRTGHMILQTLYQNCVKEGVEFFNEFYVLDQLITEVDGVKKSAGVVAYELATGEIHVFQAKAVIYASGGCGKFFKVTSNAHTLTGDGQAAVYRRGLPLEDMEFFQFHPTGIWRMGILLTEGARGEGGILRNKDGERFMEKYAPVMKDLASRDVVSRSIYTEIREGRGCGPEGDHVYLDLTHLPPEQLDAKLPDITEFARTYLGIEPYTDPIPIQPTAHYAMGGIPTNVEGEVLSDNTTVVPGLYAAGEVACVSVHGANRLGTNSLLDINVFGKRAGIAAAEYSQKADFVELPENPAELVVSQVEQLRASTGTERVSVLRRELQETMDANVMVFRTEQTIKTAVEKIAELRERYRNVSIQDKGKRFNTDLLEAIELGNLLDLAEVMAVSALARKESRGGHYREDYPNRDDVNFMRHTMAYREVGDDGTETVRLDYKPVVQTRYQPMERKY